From the Sinorhizobium garamanticum genome, one window contains:
- a CDS encoding ABC transporter transmembrane domain-containing protein, whose amino-acid sequence MNAPPLFSGRRRMLFAGLIGAALAQAVALAATAFATRAAFSWLEATGKIPPSVLCALAGAGLAMTVLRPLFRTLAEDFGQDYARDVRLALFDHTSRTAASELTKRRTGHMAMRFIGDLAALKNWPGLGLPRLVQAAALLPAAIGVLFWLAAPFGWTGLVMTAAAFVAILIGANTLTASHRLLRARRARLAADMTERLPLAPQLAALGRRARELRLIRKRSAALRHVALERVALAELLHGLPEALAGIAAAVILIHGSHAGMASGTIAAALAALGLSLYPLRQAMGVVNHLAAFRAAHAKLAAALARPLRADSFRNLRLGRGPLSLALTLPGIPPLTLGPGGDGYLPETASSIVPILSGHDAAPVDGIALGGEPIGRLTLGSLRRSVCVIGPKPAVLRGSIRRALTLGVLDRPSDEAIRNRLAVQNLGPILECLGGLDRRIAEGAADLSDAERIRLAALRAALGRPGLLLIVANLPDPSIDVWVRTHPATRLWLVPCRHPCGF is encoded by the coding sequence ATGAACGCGCCGCCACTCTTCTCCGGGCGACGGCGGATGTTGTTCGCAGGCCTGATCGGAGCTGCGCTCGCCCAGGCGGTCGCATTGGCCGCCACCGCCTTCGCGACAAGGGCGGCCTTCTCCTGGCTCGAAGCGACAGGGAAGATTCCACCCTCCGTGCTCTGTGCGCTTGCGGGCGCCGGGTTGGCAATGACCGTATTACGCCCCTTGTTCAGAACGCTGGCTGAAGATTTCGGTCAGGACTATGCCCGTGACGTGCGCCTGGCTCTGTTCGACCATACCAGTCGAACCGCCGCCTCGGAACTGACGAAGCGACGGACTGGCCACATGGCGATGCGGTTTATCGGCGACCTAGCTGCGTTAAAGAATTGGCCGGGTCTTGGTTTGCCACGGCTCGTGCAAGCGGCCGCACTATTGCCTGCCGCCATCGGCGTGTTGTTCTGGTTGGCGGCCCCTTTCGGGTGGACCGGCTTGGTGATGACCGCCGCAGCATTTGTGGCAATTTTGATTGGAGCCAACACTCTAACGGCATCGCACAGGCTGTTGCGGGCACGTCGGGCGCGGTTGGCGGCCGACATGACGGAAAGGCTGCCGCTCGCCCCGCAATTGGCTGCGCTAGGGCGCCGCGCACGCGAGTTACGCCTCATCAGGAAGCGTAGTGCCGCCTTGCGCCACGTGGCCCTCGAACGAGTCGCTTTAGCCGAATTGCTGCACGGCCTGCCGGAGGCGCTAGCCGGGATCGCCGCCGCTGTGATCCTAATCCATGGGTCGCATGCTGGGATGGCCTCGGGAACCATTGCAGCGGCGTTGGCAGCTCTTGGTCTCTCGCTGTATCCCCTGCGCCAGGCAATGGGAGTGGTAAACCACCTCGCCGCCTTCCGCGCCGCACATGCTAAACTGGCAGCGGCTCTGGCTCGCCCTCTCCGTGCCGATTCCTTCCGCAACCTTCGACTGGGAAGAGGCCCTCTGTCGCTTGCCCTCACGCTTCCTGGCATACCCCCATTGACGTTGGGGCCGGGCGGAGACGGGTATCTCCCTGAAACAGCATCTTCAATCGTGCCCATCTTAAGCGGCCACGACGCTGCGCCCGTGGATGGAATTGCGCTCGGAGGCGAGCCGATTGGACGGCTGACATTGGGAAGTCTGCGGCGCAGCGTCTGCGTCATTGGTCCAAAGCCAGCGGTTTTGCGTGGAAGCATACGGCGTGCACTGACGCTTGGCGTGTTGGACCGTCCTTCTGATGAGGCTATTCGCAACAGGCTGGCCGTACAGAACCTTGGACCTATCCTTGAGTGTCTTGGCGGTCTGGACCGTCGAATCGCCGAGGGGGCCGCGGACCTATCGGATGCCGAACGTATCCGCCTTGCCGCCCTGCGCGCAGCGCTGGGGCGTCCGGGCTTGCTTTTGATTGTCGCGAACCTGCCTGACCCATCCATTGACGTTTGGGTCCGAACCCATCCCGCGACACGGCTCTGGTTGGTGCCTTGCCGGCATCCGTGTGGCTTTTAG
- a CDS encoding response regulator — MSETSDLMRRSVILIVDDEPANVTLLERLLKREGFTDLLMATDPREGLRLFQEHPVDLVLLDLMMPDLDGYALLESFSRLVPAQAYLPILVLTADVTLPARRRALSLGAKDFLTKPFDAIEVVLRIFNLLETRILTLELAKHGLPRPNSPRPMFG, encoded by the coding sequence ATGTCAGAAACCTCCGATCTCATGCGCCGATCCGTGATCCTGATCGTGGACGACGAGCCCGCCAACGTCACGCTGCTTGAGCGGCTCCTCAAACGGGAAGGCTTTACTGACCTCCTGATGGCCACCGACCCGCGCGAGGGCCTACGGCTTTTCCAGGAGCATCCGGTCGACCTCGTCCTCCTCGACCTGATGATGCCCGACCTCGACGGCTATGCGCTCCTGGAGAGTTTTTCTCGGCTGGTCCCCGCCCAGGCTTATTTGCCGATCCTGGTGCTGACGGCAGATGTTACGCTTCCTGCCCGTCGCCGCGCACTCTCGCTCGGTGCCAAGGATTTTTTGACGAAGCCGTTCGATGCCATCGAGGTCGTGTTGAGAATTTTCAATCTGCTCGAAACGCGCATTCTGACGCTTGAGCTTGCCAAACATGGCCTGCCACGGCCGAACAGCCCGAGGCCGATGTTCGGCTGA
- a CDS encoding sensor histidine kinase: MIRSHRSILRRFEDLPLKIKGVIVVAGPLMLIMSALALVFLADRQSTIADNQVRLTLAIQSDIQEIHAHIAEAATGVRGYLLTGNKTWLAPYERAKAALSTVIARMGQQLADPEQKQRLSKVRIMIDQKLASLERLRAVASADALARPELTRLLTESKKDLDVLRAEIDAMVRREAELLALRTNDADQVRTLSRGLLVAAALLGLTGSLAAVALFSKGIVRRVHALEGMAHRLAHGERVGALDPAKDEIGHLEQALQNASTLLKKREHELRQSERNLIAAREAALRASQAKSEFLSRMSHELRTPLNSILGFAQLLELDAKDDVARDNIEQILRAGRHLVTLIGDVLDLARIEAGRMDLTIEPHSVPEILTEAATLARPLAQARQIRIDVSNPSGADLVALADRRRLLQILLNLLSNAVKYNHESGHVVLACRTLDETRVRITVLDSGPGIPAERALGLFLDFDRLGAERSVVEGSGLGLALSRQLAEAMGGSLAHENRREGGSAFHLDLPWGKRHQSKAVGRTEGKHVGLS; this comes from the coding sequence ATGATCCGGAGCCACCGTTCCATTCTTCGGCGCTTCGAAGACCTGCCGCTCAAGATCAAGGGCGTGATCGTCGTCGCCGGGCCGCTCATGCTGATCATGTCGGCCCTCGCGCTCGTGTTTCTGGCGGATCGGCAAAGTACGATTGCGGACAATCAGGTGCGTCTGACGCTCGCAATCCAATCGGACATTCAGGAGATCCATGCCCACATAGCGGAGGCGGCGACCGGCGTACGAGGCTACCTCCTTACGGGAAATAAGACATGGCTCGCGCCCTATGAGCGTGCGAAAGCCGCGCTATCAACCGTCATTGCCAGGATGGGGCAGCAACTTGCCGACCCCGAACAGAAGCAGCGGCTGTCAAAGGTTCGCATCATGATCGACCAGAAGCTCGCAAGCCTTGAGCGATTGCGGGCGGTCGCGTCCGCAGACGCCCTGGCTCGGCCGGAGCTGACGCGTCTCCTAACGGAGAGCAAGAAGGATCTCGACGTCCTCCGTGCGGAGATCGACGCGATGGTCAGGCGCGAGGCCGAACTTCTTGCGTTGCGCACAAACGATGCGGATCAGGTGCGCACCCTCTCGCGCGGCCTGCTTGTTGCCGCGGCGCTGCTGGGCTTGACCGGTTCGCTGGCAGCGGTCGCCCTGTTCTCGAAGGGAATTGTGCGACGCGTCCATGCGCTTGAAGGCATGGCGCACCGCCTTGCACATGGTGAAAGGGTCGGGGCGCTCGATCCCGCCAAGGACGAAATCGGACATTTGGAACAGGCACTTCAGAATGCGAGCACTCTCCTCAAAAAGCGCGAGCACGAGCTGAGGCAGAGTGAACGCAATCTCATTGCAGCACGCGAGGCGGCCTTGCGAGCGAGCCAGGCCAAGAGCGAGTTCCTGTCGCGCATGAGCCATGAACTGCGCACACCGCTCAATTCGATCCTCGGATTTGCACAGCTGCTGGAGCTCGATGCAAAGGACGATGTGGCACGCGACAATATCGAGCAAATCCTACGGGCCGGGAGGCATCTAGTGACCCTGATCGGCGACGTGCTCGATCTGGCGCGGATCGAAGCGGGCCGGATGGACCTCACCATCGAACCGCATTCGGTACCGGAAATCCTGACCGAAGCGGCGACGCTGGCAAGGCCTCTTGCTCAAGCGCGTCAAATCAGGATCGACGTCTCGAATCCGTCTGGAGCAGATTTGGTGGCCCTTGCCGATCGCCGGCGGCTACTGCAGATCTTGCTCAACCTGCTTTCCAATGCCGTCAAGTACAACCACGAAAGCGGCCATGTCGTTCTCGCTTGCCGGACCTTGGATGAAACGCGGGTTCGAATCACCGTACTCGATTCCGGGCCGGGTATCCCTGCCGAACGAGCGTTAGGGCTTTTTCTGGACTTCGACCGCCTGGGTGCGGAACGCTCCGTGGTGGAAGGCTCGGGGTTAGGTCTCGCGCTTTCACGCCAGCTCGCAGAGGCAATGGGCGGCTCGCTTGCACATGAGAACCGGCGCGAGGGCGGTTCGGCCTTCCATCTTGATCTGCCTTGGGGGAAACGTCATCAATCCAAGGCGGTTGGCCGAACTGAAGGGAAGCATGTGGGCTTGAGTTGA
- a CDS encoding response regulator, with amino-acid sequence MTASVLIADDHDLARAGLAAMIGREKDFRIVSEASDGAAAVAACRVHAPDLAILDIRMPELDGLAATREIRASSPTTRILIVSMHDSLDYLESAIEAGASGYVLKDASREDILATMRRVLHGEAFFNADLVARLLRRASFRSIPEKTGIDRLTVREREVLIKIAEGLTNKEIARRLAIAPGTVKIHIERIIAKLGVADRTQAAVLAVRSGLLPVSSQ; translated from the coding sequence ATGACTGCCTCTGTGTTGATTGCCGACGATCACGATCTTGCTCGGGCCGGCCTTGCCGCGATGATTGGCCGCGAGAAGGACTTTCGCATCGTTTCGGAGGCGTCCGATGGGGCGGCCGCGGTCGCGGCCTGCCGGGTTCACGCGCCCGATCTTGCCATTCTGGACATCCGCATGCCGGAGCTGGACGGGCTTGCGGCGACCCGCGAAATTCGGGCCAGCTCACCGACAACCCGTATTCTGATCGTATCGATGCACGACAGCCTCGACTATCTCGAATCGGCCATCGAGGCGGGCGCCTCCGGTTACGTGCTCAAGGACGCCAGCCGTGAAGACATATTGGCGACGATGCGGCGGGTGCTGCACGGCGAGGCCTTCTTCAATGCCGATCTCGTGGCACGCCTGCTTCGCCGGGCATCTTTTCGCAGCATCCCTGAAAAAACCGGCATCGATCGGCTCACCGTCCGCGAACGCGAAGTGCTGATAAAGATTGCGGAGGGCCTCACGAACAAGGAAATTGCGCGCCGCCTTGCTATCGCGCCAGGGACGGTCAAGATCCACATCGAGCGGATCATAGCCAAGCTTGGCGTAGCCGACCGAACCCAGGCGGCCGTACTTGCAGTCCGCAGTGGGCTTCTTCCGGTGAGCTCACAATGA
- a CDS encoding sensor histidine kinase: protein MSQLQGHMRDSAESSTVHELRRLYRDAESQAARLRFIVDVHGLLDGSPFTVAAQSVLSRIAAFAGAQNVALSVKASHVQAPLEAVLGLSHGDDAWDVLIPVADGGVMARLALRLLPGRQMLAAEDREALDVTIRRIATTIGVERQATERERLLDEVAAQRTELAALVRRLIEVQEQERRRVAHDLHDGSAQTVAALGHRLETVIADLAETDVLRQELQGLVAMARRSVAEIRAAIAGLRPPELDGLGLPAALRARFDDLEDFSVTADLAPAAEGWPPAICLVLYRVAQEALANVVKHAGASRVTVRLFEEEDIAHLHVCDDGKGIAPTGPGVAGERLGIAGMRERLALLGGEFHIGRTKPRGTIVRACVPLRARPGSS, encoded by the coding sequence ATGAGCCAGCTCCAAGGACATATGCGAGACTCCGCCGAATCCTCGACCGTCCATGAACTCCGCCGGCTCTACCGCGATGCAGAGAGCCAGGCAGCACGGCTACGCTTCATCGTGGACGTGCACGGCCTCCTCGATGGTTCGCCTTTCACAGTGGCGGCCCAGAGCGTGCTTTCACGTATTGCCGCCTTTGCCGGCGCGCAAAACGTCGCTTTGAGCGTCAAGGCGTCACATGTGCAGGCTCCATTGGAAGCGGTTCTTGGATTGAGTCACGGAGACGACGCCTGGGACGTTCTTATCCCGGTCGCGGACGGAGGCGTGATGGCGCGCCTGGCGCTCCGCCTGCTTCCTGGTCGGCAGATGCTCGCCGCAGAAGATCGCGAAGCGTTGGACGTGACCATCCGCCGTATTGCAACGACGATCGGCGTCGAGCGCCAGGCGACGGAAAGGGAACGCCTGCTTGATGAAGTCGCCGCGCAGCGTACGGAACTGGCTGCTCTGGTGCGCCGCCTCATCGAAGTCCAGGAACAGGAAAGACGACGAGTTGCCCACGACCTGCATGACGGCTCAGCCCAGACGGTAGCCGCCCTTGGCCATCGGCTGGAGACCGTGATTGCGGACCTCGCGGAGACGGATGTGCTCAGGCAGGAGCTGCAGGGACTGGTGGCGATGGCACGCCGGTCGGTAGCGGAGATCCGTGCCGCCATCGCCGGTCTCCGACCACCCGAGCTCGATGGCCTCGGCCTTCCCGCCGCGCTGCGGGCGCGCTTCGATGATCTCGAAGACTTCAGCGTTACCGCTGATCTGGCTCCCGCCGCGGAAGGGTGGCCGCCGGCGATCTGCCTCGTGCTTTACCGTGTCGCGCAGGAAGCTCTTGCGAATGTCGTGAAGCATGCCGGCGCGAGCCGCGTGACCGTGCGCCTCTTCGAAGAGGAGGACATTGCTCATCTCCACGTATGCGATGACGGCAAGGGCATCGCTCCAACCGGGCCCGGCGTAGCTGGCGAACGCTTGGGCATCGCCGGGATGCGGGAGAGGCTTGCACTCCTCGGAGGAGAGTTCCACATAGGGCGCACGAAACCGCGCGGGACAATTGTCCGCGCCTGCGTTCCGTTGCGTGCTCGGCCGGGTTCCTCATGA
- a CDS encoding SgcJ/EcaC family oxidoreductase — MRLIVATAVVLSTLSFQQAAAATAECAPITENGVAELFDRWNASLATLDSEKVAANYAANAILLPTLSNTPRLTQEQRVDYFNHFLEKRPVGSIDSRVIRIGCNMAADSGTYTFALADGTKVPARYTYTYEFIDGKWLITGHHSSMMPEK, encoded by the coding sequence ATGCGTCTTATCGTCGCCACTGCCGTAGTCCTGTCCACCCTCTCGTTCCAGCAAGCTGCCGCGGCCACGGCCGAATGCGCGCCGATCACCGAAAACGGCGTCGCCGAGCTCTTCGATCGCTGGAATGCTTCGCTCGCCACCTTGGATTCCGAGAAGGTGGCGGCCAACTATGCCGCGAACGCGATCCTGCTGCCGACCCTTTCGAACACGCCTCGCCTGACACAGGAGCAACGGGTCGACTACTTCAATCATTTCCTCGAGAAGCGGCCGGTAGGCTCGATCGATAGCCGTGTGATCAGGATCGGCTGCAACATGGCTGCCGACAGCGGCACCTACACCTTCGCACTCGCCGATGGCACGAAAGTTCCGGCTCGGTACACCTACACTTACGAGTTCATCGACGGGAAATGGCTAATCACCGGGCACCATTCATCCATGATGCCCGAAAAATAA
- a CDS encoding SDR family NAD(P)-dependent oxidoreductase: protein MKRFEGKVAIVTGAGGGIGSAISRRLAEEGALVVVSDVNAEAAGAVAAEIAAGGGSAVAIAADISHKEPCFSLIAEAFDQRQRIDILVNNAGINRRGNLLSLTDDDWHTSFAVNLDSMFHLCRAAIPHMTETGGGAIVNTASQWGLHPAPNHIAYNTTKAAVAAFTQNLARDYAPHKIRVNAVCPGEIHTPMLEAGVKRSGRTIADLDKLVPLGRIGKPEEVAALVTFLASDEAAFMCGSLVEITGAQAVA, encoded by the coding sequence ATGAAGAGATTCGAAGGCAAGGTGGCGATCGTCACGGGCGCAGGTGGCGGCATCGGTTCCGCCATTTCGCGCCGGCTCGCGGAAGAGGGCGCGTTGGTCGTCGTCTCCGACGTGAACGCCGAAGCGGCGGGCGCCGTCGCGGCCGAGATCGCCGCGGGCGGCGGCTCCGCTGTCGCCATCGCCGCCGACATTTCCCACAAGGAGCCCTGCTTCAGTCTGATTGCCGAGGCCTTCGACCAAAGACAGCGCATCGACATTCTGGTCAACAACGCGGGCATCAATCGGCGCGGCAATCTCCTGTCGCTGACCGACGACGACTGGCACACGAGCTTCGCGGTCAATCTCGATTCGATGTTTCACCTTTGCCGCGCGGCCATCCCGCACATGACCGAGACTGGTGGCGGCGCGATCGTCAACACCGCCTCTCAATGGGGCCTTCATCCGGCGCCGAACCACATCGCCTACAACACGACCAAGGCTGCGGTCGCTGCCTTCACGCAGAATCTCGCCCGCGACTACGCCCCGCACAAGATCCGCGTGAACGCCGTCTGCCCCGGCGAAATCCACACACCGATGCTCGAGGCAGGCGTAAAGCGATCGGGCCGCACCATCGCCGATCTCGACAAGCTCGTTCCGCTCGGTCGGATCGGCAAACCGGAGGAGGTGGCCGCCCTTGTCACCTTTCTGGCCTCTGACGAGGCCGCCTTCATGTGCGGCTCGCTCGTCGAGATTACCGGGGCCCAGGCGGTGGCTTAA
- a CDS encoding SDR family NAD(P)-dependent oxidoreductase, with amino-acid sequence MTWKSLSDQTILVTGGSGGIGAAIVERLAEEGARPIIHYGRDRAGAEALLSRISGAGFLVQADLSAAEGAFELWRRAEGAAGRIHALVNNAGIRTEISVEADPSAWRDAWQKEFQVNFFAAADLCKEALKHFKVHGGGRIVNMASRAAQRGYAADAMPYGATKAALVNLTKSIARSFGADGVVALAVAPGWVKTEMAEDFVAKFGKQAAVADIPIDEMAEVSEVAELVAFALRPSQRSLNGATLDVNGGSYIR; translated from the coding sequence ATGACGTGGAAGTCACTGTCTGACCAGACCATTCTTGTCACAGGCGGCTCCGGGGGGATTGGCGCTGCCATCGTGGAGCGCCTGGCGGAGGAGGGTGCCCGCCCGATCATCCACTACGGCCGCGACAGAGCGGGTGCCGAGGCGCTACTTTCCCGCATTTCCGGCGCGGGGTTCCTGGTTCAAGCTGATCTTTCCGCTGCCGAAGGCGCCTTTGAACTCTGGCGCCGGGCTGAAGGGGCGGCCGGCCGCATCCATGCGCTCGTCAACAATGCCGGCATCCGCACCGAGATTTCGGTCGAAGCGGACCCGAGCGCCTGGCGAGATGCCTGGCAGAAGGAATTCCAGGTGAATTTCTTCGCTGCCGCCGATCTCTGCAAGGAGGCGCTGAAGCACTTCAAGGTGCACGGCGGCGGACGCATCGTGAACATGGCGAGCCGGGCGGCCCAGCGCGGCTACGCGGCCGATGCGATGCCGTATGGCGCAACGAAGGCGGCACTCGTGAACCTCACGAAATCGATCGCGCGCAGCTTCGGCGCGGATGGCGTCGTGGCGCTCGCCGTCGCACCGGGCTGGGTAAAGACGGAAATGGCCGAGGACTTCGTCGCGAAGTTTGGCAAGCAAGCCGCCGTCGCCGACATACCGATCGACGAGATGGCTGAAGTTTCTGAGGTCGCCGAGCTCGTCGCCTTCGCGCTCAGGCCTTCGCAACGTTCGCTGAACGGCGCGACGCTCGACGTCAACGGCGGCAGCTACATCCGATAA
- a CDS encoding proline racemase family protein: MGWDPALDLLLVHCQGEIGKVIVGGAPEIPGATLLDKMNHINNIDDSLRRFVTFEPRASVAMSVNLLVAPSRPDADAGFIVLQADRAHPMSGSNCICVVTALLESGKMAMQEPETIVRLDTPAGLIVARAACREGRCLSVSLDNVPSFAEALDREIETPRWDRIKVDVAFGGVYYAIVDVDQIGSKIDPANARYLAEAGIELKSLLTEQVTVKHPELSGVDEIAYVMFRGREPDGAVRTCTTLKPGRVDRSPCGTGSSANLATLYARGAVAVGDRRTSRSIIGGEFIAEAIGAAEIGGRPAVLPRIIGRAWIYGREQLRVSTDDPFKTGFALSDTWGPQVDMLD, from the coding sequence ATGGGCTGGGACCCTGCACTCGACCTGCTCCTCGTCCATTGCCAAGGCGAAATCGGCAAGGTGATCGTCGGGGGCGCGCCGGAAATTCCCGGCGCAACCCTGCTCGACAAGATGAACCACATCAACAATATCGACGACAGCCTCCGTCGCTTCGTGACCTTCGAACCGCGCGCCAGCGTCGCCATGTCGGTCAACCTGCTCGTCGCTCCGTCTAGACCCGATGCGGATGCCGGCTTCATCGTACTGCAGGCGGATCGTGCCCATCCGATGTCCGGCAGCAACTGCATCTGCGTCGTGACCGCTCTGCTTGAGAGCGGAAAGATGGCGATGCAGGAGCCAGAAACGATCGTCCGGCTCGACACGCCTGCCGGGTTGATCGTCGCGCGCGCCGCCTGTCGCGAAGGGCGCTGCCTGTCGGTCAGCCTCGACAACGTCCCGAGTTTCGCCGAGGCGTTGGATCGGGAGATTGAGACGCCCCGATGGGACCGCATCAAGGTCGATGTCGCTTTCGGCGGTGTCTACTATGCAATCGTTGATGTCGATCAGATCGGCAGCAAGATCGATCCCGCGAATGCGCGCTATCTCGCCGAGGCGGGGATCGAGCTGAAGTCGCTTCTGACCGAGCAGGTGACGGTGAAGCACCCGGAACTCAGCGGCGTCGACGAGATTGCTTACGTGATGTTCCGCGGCCGAGAGCCTGACGGTGCGGTCCGCACCTGCACGACGCTGAAGCCCGGCCGGGTCGATCGCTCGCCCTGTGGGACAGGAAGCTCGGCAAACCTGGCGACGCTCTATGCACGCGGCGCTGTCGCCGTCGGAGATCGGCGAACGTCGCGCTCGATCATCGGTGGCGAGTTCATCGCGGAGGCGATCGGTGCCGCCGAAATCGGTGGGCGCCCCGCCGTGCTGCCGCGGATCATCGGCCGAGCTTGGATCTACGGTCGCGAACAGCTCCGTGTATCCACGGATGACCCGTTCAAAACCGGCTTTGCGCTCTCTGACACCTGGGGACCGCAGGTCGATATGCTTGACTGA
- a CDS encoding aldehyde dehydrogenase family protein — protein MRSELYIDGKWMAAANGGKFEVINPATEEVIHKIAAATAEDVDVAVKAARRAFDKDGWPKLSGAQRAKYLRAIAEGIRARQAEIARLEVLDNGKPFPEAEWDIADAAGCFEFYAGLAEQIDDNPEEPIALPDPRFTSKAVKEPIGVAGAIIPWNYPLLMAAWKVAPALAAGCTVVLKPAEVTSLTALELAAIADEAGLPPGVLNIVTGSGSVAGQAIIDHKGVDKLAFTGSGSVGSKIMAAAARDIKRVSLELGGKSPFAVFDDADIDEAVEWIMFGIFWNQGQVCSATSRVLVQEGIYDRLLARLLEETKKIKIGNGLEEGVLLGPLVSQRQHEQVLAAIEAAKAAGATIACGGKRPESFDKGYYLEPTVLTDVPLESDAWREEIFGPVLCIRPFATEEEAIELANDSRFGLAAAVMSKDDVRAERVAAGFRAGIVWINCSQPTFTEAPWGGYKESGIGRELGRWGLENYLETKQITKYVSEDPWGWYIKPAVRA, from the coding sequence ATGCGCAGCGAACTCTACATCGATGGAAAATGGATGGCGGCCGCAAATGGCGGGAAGTTCGAAGTCATCAATCCGGCGACGGAAGAAGTGATCCACAAGATCGCCGCGGCAACGGCGGAAGACGTCGACGTTGCCGTCAAGGCAGCGCGCCGCGCCTTCGACAAGGATGGGTGGCCGAAACTGTCGGGTGCGCAAAGAGCAAAATATCTGCGCGCGATCGCCGAGGGCATCCGGGCGCGCCAGGCGGAAATCGCCAGGCTCGAAGTGCTCGACAACGGCAAGCCGTTTCCGGAAGCGGAATGGGATATCGCCGACGCCGCCGGCTGCTTCGAATTCTACGCGGGGCTTGCCGAACAGATCGACGACAATCCGGAAGAGCCGATCGCGCTACCCGACCCCCGTTTCACCTCCAAGGCGGTCAAGGAGCCGATCGGCGTTGCCGGCGCGATCATCCCCTGGAACTACCCGCTGCTGATGGCCGCCTGGAAGGTCGCGCCCGCGCTCGCCGCTGGCTGCACGGTCGTGCTGAAGCCGGCCGAAGTCACATCGCTGACAGCGCTCGAACTCGCGGCGATCGCCGACGAGGCGGGCCTGCCCCCCGGCGTCCTCAACATCGTGACCGGTTCCGGCTCGGTCGCCGGACAGGCGATCATCGACCATAAGGGCGTCGACAAGCTCGCGTTCACCGGTTCCGGCTCGGTCGGCTCGAAGATCATGGCGGCGGCGGCTCGCGACATCAAACGCGTCAGCCTCGAGCTCGGCGGCAAGTCGCCCTTCGCCGTTTTCGACGATGCGGACATAGACGAGGCCGTCGAATGGATCATGTTCGGCATCTTCTGGAATCAGGGTCAGGTCTGCTCCGCGACCTCGCGGGTCCTCGTACAGGAAGGCATCTACGATCGCCTGCTGGCGAGGCTTCTCGAAGAGACGAAGAAGATCAAGATCGGCAATGGCCTTGAGGAGGGCGTGCTGCTTGGGCCGCTCGTCTCCCAGCGCCAGCACGAGCAGGTGTTAGCGGCGATCGAGGCGGCGAAAGCTGCCGGTGCGACAATCGCCTGCGGCGGCAAGCGCCCGGAGAGTTTTGACAAGGGTTACTATCTCGAGCCGACAGTGCTGACAGATGTGCCGCTGGAAAGCGATGCCTGGCGCGAGGAAATCTTCGGACCTGTTCTTTGCATTCGGCCGTTCGCGACCGAAGAGGAAGCGATCGAGCTTGCCAACGATTCCCGCTTCGGCCTCGCGGCGGCGGTTATGTCAAAGGATGATGTGCGTGCCGAGCGGGTAGCCGCCGGTTTCCGTGCCGGCATCGTCTGGATCAACTGCTCGCAGCCGACCTTCACCGAAGCGCCTTGGGGTGGCTACAAGGAGTCCGGCATCGGCCGTGAGCTCGGGCGCTGGGGCCTCGAGAATTATCTCGAGACGAAGCAGATCACCAAATATGTGAGCGAAGACCCTTGGGGCTGGTACATCAAGCCGGCGGTGCGGGCATGA